Part of the Acidobacteriota bacterium genome is shown below.
CTTTCACTTCCCCACCAAACTCACGCCCGGCATCTTCGTTGCCGGCGCGTTGTTCTCCGTCGGCATCGGCGTCGTCTTCGGATATTACCCCGCGCGCCGCGCTTCACAGCTCGACCCTATCCAGGGACTGCGCTACGAATAGCGCCACGCTCAATCCGGCAGGAGATGCAGAGGACGGCGCGGAACATCCCATCATCCTCTACGACGGCGTTTGCGGATTGTGCAACCGCCTGGTCCGGATGATCCTGCGGCGCGATCCCACCGGCATCTTCCACTTCGCGC
Proteins encoded:
- a CDS encoding ABC transporter permease → FHFPTKLTPGIFVAGALFSVGIGVVFGYYPARRASQLDPIQGLRYE